The proteins below come from a single bacterium genomic window:
- a CDS encoding DEAD/DEAH box helicase family protein translates to MTEYPKKITFKYRWRKYQQRVLDELQEHLTDRHLHVIAPPGSGKTVLGLEVAIRLNQPTLILAPTIAIRNQWIQRFCELFLQTTQSVDWISRDIRHPKFMTVVTYQGLHAACNNLKIEEVDTEDEDETGENEKDKLTNQNFETIVSELKSQNIKTIVADEAHHLKNEWWQTLTKIKEKLDPIIVGLTATPPYDVTANEWQRYVALNGPVDTEISVPELVNEDDLCPHQDYVYFTFPTEEENRNILHFRQNIEKLFQEIKNDKTIIRAIENHPIWQSPMEQLDWIYNNLAFYSACLIYLHDNNKEIPDTHLEIIGDKELKIPALDYEWIETLLDFYLYHEKEHFREFEEHQRTLENRLKRYGALERRQINFLQNKRVAGFLTSSINKLNGIQEIVDFEYKQLGKDLRLVILSDFIRKEFFVNGNVNDVELSKIGVIPIFEKLRRENSDRKKIGVLTGSIIIIPASSFTAFEAKAAEYGITQIISSPVSFDSDYILINQNDQLKNGIVHIVTQIFQNGEIEVLIGTKSLLGEGWDAPAINSLILASFVGSFVLSNQMRGRAIRTQNGNQNKTGNIWHLVCIDPTLPAGGDDFDLLKRRFRSFVGIPFNNESAIENGIGRLNLPENIYNKEELEKKNNEMFSHAGNRAALKQHWKDALAKGVNLVEEIKIPFPGKRKYNALKSMYLSKTIANALATLGSGILGYGLESLQNVDISKIKSANDLYLWLTVFGTIGMVIFGGQTYRTLRLYFKYRDISKDIRQIGHALLNSLIEAGAISTDHYKLKVETSVDNLGTVYCRLDGGSTFERSIFINALQEIIAPIDNPRYVIIRKNRFLFFIRQKDYHSVPELLGRNKNLAEYFKNQWENLVGACDLIFTRTIDGRKLILNSRIQSLAAQFDNKIERLNKWR, encoded by the coding sequence TTGACAGAATATCCCAAAAAAATAACATTCAAATACCGTTGGCGGAAATACCAACAGCGGGTACTGGACGAGTTGCAAGAACATTTAACGGATAGGCATTTACACGTCATTGCACCGCCAGGTTCTGGAAAAACGGTTTTGGGGCTTGAAGTAGCCATCCGGCTAAACCAACCGACTTTAATACTTGCACCGACTATCGCAATCCGTAATCAATGGATACAACGATTTTGCGAATTGTTTCTCCAAACTACACAGTCTGTTGATTGGATTTCGAGAGATATTCGACATCCAAAATTTATGACTGTTGTAACGTATCAGGGGCTTCATGCAGCTTGTAATAACTTGAAAATTGAGGAAGTTGATACGGAAGATGAAGATGAAACGGGAGAAAACGAAAAAGACAAGTTAACGAACCAAAATTTTGAGACTATAGTCAGCGAACTAAAGTCTCAAAACATAAAAACCATTGTGGCGGATGAAGCCCACCATTTGAAAAATGAATGGTGGCAGACTCTTACAAAAATAAAAGAAAAATTAGATCCGATTATCGTTGGCTTAACCGCAACACCGCCTTACGACGTAACGGCTAATGAATGGCAACGGTATGTTGCTTTAAACGGACCTGTGGACACGGAAATTTCTGTTCCCGAATTGGTTAATGAAGACGATTTGTGTCCACACCAGGACTACGTTTACTTCACATTCCCGACGGAAGAAGAAAATCGAAACATCCTTCACTTTAGGCAGAATATTGAAAAGTTGTTTCAGGAAATTAAAAATGATAAGACCATAATCAGGGCAATCGAAAATCATCCTATCTGGCAAAGCCCGATGGAACAATTGGATTGGATATACAATAATCTTGCGTTTTACTCGGCATGTTTGATCTATCTTCACGACAACAATAAGGAAATCCCTGACACTCACCTTGAAATCATCGGTGATAAAGAATTGAAAATTCCAGCACTCGATTATGAATGGATCGAAACTCTTTTAGATTTTTATCTTTACCATGAAAAAGAACATTTCAGGGAATTTGAAGAACATCAGAGAACTCTTGAGAACCGATTAAAACGATACGGCGCTTTGGAAAGGCGCCAAATCAATTTTTTACAGAATAAACGGGTAGCGGGCTTTTTGACTTCAAGCATTAATAAACTCAACGGCATTCAAGAAATCGTGGACTTTGAATATAAGCAGTTGGGTAAAGATTTGCGCTTAGTCATACTTTCCGATTTTATCCGGAAAGAATTTTTCGTCAATGGGAATGTGAACGACGTGGAGTTGAGTAAAATCGGGGTCATTCCAATTTTTGAAAAATTAAGACGAGAAAACAGTGATCGTAAAAAAATCGGAGTTTTAACTGGTTCTATCATTATTATTCCTGCCAGTTCTTTTACGGCATTTGAAGCGAAGGCGGCCGAGTACGGCATTACACAAATCATTTCAAGTCCGGTTTCGTTCGACTCGGATTACATTCTGATCAATCAGAACGATCAATTAAAAAACGGTATCGTTCATATCGTGACTCAGATCTTTCAGAATGGTGAAATTGAAGTGCTTATCGGAACAAAATCGCTTTTGGGAGAAGGTTGGGATGCACCCGCGATCAATTCTTTAATTCTGGCAAGTTTTGTCGGGTCATTCGTTCTTTCCAATCAAATGCGTGGCAGAGCTATACGAACACAAAACGGTAATCAAAACAAAACGGGAAATATTTGGCACTTAGTCTGCATTGATCCGACATTACCGGCCGGAGGAGACGACTTTGATTTACTGAAAAGGCGTTTCAGAAGTTTTGTAGGTATTCCATTCAACAATGAATCTGCTATTGAGAACGGAATCGGCCGGCTGAATTTGCCAGAAAACATTTACAATAAAGAAGAGCTCGAAAAGAAAAACAATGAAATGTTCAGTCATGCCGGTAACCGAGCAGCTCTCAAACAGCATTGGAAGGATGCGCTGGCAAAAGGAGTTAATCTAGTTGAGGAAATTAAAATTCCATTCCCCGGAAAAAGGAAATACAATGCCTTGAAATCAATGTATCTAAGTAAAACGATCGCCAATGCCTTAGCGACACTAGGCTCTGGCATACTTGGTTATGGGCTGGAGAGCTTGCAAAATGTTGACATTTCCAAAATCAAATCGGCTAATGACCTGTATTTGTGGCTAACTGTTTTTGGCACTATTGGGATGGTAATTTTTGGCGGACAAACTTACAGGACACTCAGGCTCTATTTCAAATATCGCGACATTTCAAAAGACATCCGGCAAATCGGTCATGCCTTGCTTAATTCCTTGATTGAAGCCGGAGCGATCAGTACCGACCATTACAAATTAAAAGTTGAAACATCCGTTGACAATTTGGGGACTGTTTATTGTCGCTTGGACGGTGGGAGCACCTTCGAAAGATCGATTTTTATAAATGCGTTGCAGGAAATAATTGCGCCCATTGACAATCCCCGGTACGTCATAATAAGAAAAAACAGGTTTTTGTTTTTCATACGGCAAAAAGATTATCATTCGGTTCCGGAATTACTCGGTCGAAATAAGAATCTGGCTGAATACTTCAAGAACCAATGGGAAAACCTTGTAGGTGCTTGCGATCTGATTTTTACAAGGACAATCGATGGCAGAAAGTTAATTCTGAATTCAAGGATACAATCATTAGCGGCACAATTTGACAATAAAATAGAACGTTTAAACAAATGGCGATGA